The following are from one region of the Rhizobacter sp. AJA081-3 genome:
- a CDS encoding pyruvate, water dikinase regulatory protein encodes MPNRTVFFVSDGTGITAETFGNSILAQFSGKPRHVRRPFIDTPDKAHQVVREINHTADAEGRRPVVFITLVNAEILAILKEHSKGLVLDMFNTFIEPLEAEFGVKSNHRIGRFSDVSKSQEYTDRIEAINFSLAHDDGQSAKNLAEADVILVGVSRSGKTPTSLYLAMQHGIKAANYPLIPEDFDRGQIPSTLAPFKKKCFGLTIDPERLSQIRNERRPNSRYASIENCRMEVHEAEAMMRREGIAWLSSTHKSIEEIATTILRDLRPDRLMY; translated from the coding sequence ATGCCCAACCGCACCGTCTTCTTCGTCTCCGACGGCACCGGCATCACCGCCGAAACCTTCGGCAACTCGATCCTGGCGCAGTTCTCCGGCAAGCCGCGCCACGTGCGCCGGCCCTTCATCGACACACCGGACAAGGCGCACCAGGTGGTGCGCGAGATCAACCACACCGCCGACGCGGAGGGCCGCCGGCCGGTGGTCTTCATCACGCTGGTCAACGCCGAGATCCTGGCGATCCTGAAGGAGCACTCCAAGGGCCTGGTGCTGGACATGTTCAACACCTTCATCGAGCCGCTGGAGGCGGAGTTCGGCGTCAAGTCGAACCACCGCATCGGCCGCTTCTCGGACGTCTCCAAGAGCCAGGAGTACACCGACCGCATCGAGGCGATCAACTTCTCGCTGGCGCACGACGACGGGCAATCCGCGAAGAACCTCGCCGAGGCCGACGTGATCCTGGTCGGCGTGAGCCGAAGCGGCAAGACGCCGACCTCGTTGTACCTGGCGATGCAGCACGGCATCAAGGCGGCGAACTACCCGCTGATCCCGGAAGACTTCGACCGCGGCCAGATCCCCTCGACGCTGGCACCGTTCAAGAAGAAGTGCTTCGGCCTGACCATCGACCCGGAGCGCCTGAGCCAGATCCGCAACGAGCGCCGGCCGAACAGCCGCTACGCCTCGATCGAGAACTGCCGCATGGAAGTGCACGAGGCCGAGGCGATGATGCGCCGCGAAGGCATCGCTTGGCTGTCGTCGACGCACAAGTCGATCGAGGAGATCGCCACCACCATCCTGCGCGACCTGCGGCCTGACCGGCTGATGTACTAG